In Tachypleus tridentatus isolate NWPU-2018 chromosome 7, ASM421037v1, whole genome shotgun sequence, a genomic segment contains:
- the LOC143258067 gene encoding uncharacterized protein LOC143258067 — protein sequence MNQVEITVPIEAVRTSWPVSIVWLLLSCVVSMLCTISSVQPEWYVRTDPVNDKYLHYERDSILYVLGLTSVCYRWRQTPCHSFGGNFPSSSWHMAFVLYTGGCVLSGCCVVMMVFSFFALGQRRRQNITVYIGYIQLTAALFQTVALLIYPLVLTTYFVRLHCGPRSDVFDPVTCRLGWAYMMAIMGNILGYYCPLLARYSSYNIYRPCYVKYKSFLKNWDNKLSP from the exons ATGAATCAAGTCGAGATTACTGTGCCCATTGAGGCGGTTCGTACTTCGTGGCCGGTGTCCATTGTTTGGCTACTGTTGTCGTGTGTGGTCAGTATGCTTTGTACCATAAGTTCCGTCCAGCCTGAATGGTATGTCCGAACTGACCCCGTAAACGATAAGTATCTTCACTACGAACGAGATTCTATCCTTTACGTGCTAGGCCTCACGAGTGTTTGTTACCGTTGGCGACAAACTCCGTGCCACAGTTTCGGCGGGAATTTTCCTTCTTCATCCTGGCATATGGCTTTCGTTTTGTATACAGGCGGGTGTGTGTTGTCGGGGTGTTGTGTTGTGATGATGGTGTTTAGTTTTTTTGCGCTTGGACAAAGACGACGACAGAATATTACGGTCTACATTGGATATATACAGCTAACAGCTG CTTTGTTCCAGACCGTGGCGCTGCTGATCTACCCTTTAGTCCTGACAACGTATTTTGTACGTTTACACTGTGGGCCGCGTTCCGATGTTTTCGATCCAGTTACCTGTCGACTTGGTTGGGCTTACATGATGGCTATTATGGGAAATATATTGGGGTATTATTGCCCCTTGCTGGCGAGATATTCTTCCTATAATATTTACAGGCCTTGCTATGTAAAGTACAAATCTTTCTTAAAGAACTGGGACAATAAACTTTCACCATAA